One genomic region from Flavobacteriales bacterium encodes:
- a CDS encoding hemolysin III, with amino-acid sequence MELPLVTYSKSEEIANTVSHAIGAIAAAVACTVLIIKSDVLTEWGRVGVWVYTLTLIMAFVTSSLYHGTKESRMKFLFKKLDHISIYFLISGSYTVLILNRLMNTEGYIFLAALWMMTLVGIWFKARYVHRFKVFSTVIYVLMGYIMLLDPWMFFGALSRTPKVLLLLSGVFYTVGAGFYLWKSRQWTHFTWHVFVIVAAGLHFSAVYFELFG; translated from the coding sequence ATGGAACTGCCGTTGGTCACATATTCGAAGAGCGAAGAGATCGCCAATACGGTCTCACACGCTATCGGTGCCATTGCGGCAGCGGTTGCATGTACTGTTCTAATCATTAAGAGTGATGTGCTGACCGAGTGGGGCAGGGTGGGTGTTTGGGTTTACACGCTCACGCTGATAATGGCGTTTGTCACCTCCAGCCTTTACCACGGAACCAAGGAAAGCCGCATGAAATTCCTGTTTAAGAAACTGGATCATATTAGCATCTACTTTCTCATTTCAGGCAGTTATACCGTGCTTATACTGAACAGGTTGATGAATACGGAAGGCTACATATTCCTTGCCGCTCTGTGGATGATGACCTTGGTGGGTATATGGTTCAAGGCGCGGTATGTGCATCGCTTCAAGGTCTTTTCTACTGTCATCTATGTACTGATGGGGTACATCATGCTCCTGGATCCTTGGATGTTCTTCGGAGCCCTGTCGCGAACACCGAAGGTGCTTTTATTGCTGAGTGGGGTGTTCTATACGGTCGGTGCGGGGTTCTACCTGTGGAAGTCGCGTCAATGGACACATTTTACGTGGCATGTATTCGTTATTGTGGCGGCAGGTCTGCATTTTTCAGCCGTTTACTTTGAACTGTTCGGGTAG
- a CDS encoding DUF1028 domain-containing protein, whose protein sequence is MRQAFLFFLCISTSVMAYAQDTFSIVAIDTITREVGSAGASCVDLFRVNLPDADFIAHVLPSIGAINTQANYSPVNQIGGTVKLLSGERPDRILGWLQENDVTQQPQLRQYGIAVLRGERKTAAFTGLQTDGYQGHLLGATYAIQGNLLTGQNVLDSMEARFLRETGDLACKLMAALLGAKDAGGDRRCQFNGTSSLFAFINVAQPTDTFGSSSLDQTVRTHFGEQVEPVDSLFRIFENNHWCEDTD, encoded by the coding sequence TTGCGGCAGGCATTCCTCTTCTTTCTGTGTATCTCAACATCTGTAATGGCGTATGCGCAAGACACTTTCTCCATCGTGGCAATTGATACTATTACCAGGGAGGTTGGAAGTGCTGGTGCCTCCTGTGTTGACCTGTTCCGTGTCAATCTTCCCGATGCTGATTTCATTGCCCATGTCTTGCCTAGCATAGGTGCCATAAACACCCAGGCAAACTATTCGCCCGTAAATCAGATAGGTGGCACCGTGAAGTTGCTTTCTGGGGAACGTCCTGACAGGATTTTAGGTTGGCTTCAGGAAAACGATGTGACCCAACAGCCTCAACTGCGACAGTATGGAATTGCTGTATTGAGGGGTGAACGAAAAACCGCAGCATTCACTGGTCTGCAGACCGATGGGTACCAAGGACATCTACTTGGCGCAACGTATGCCATTCAAGGGAACCTTCTTACTGGACAGAATGTGCTTGATTCCATGGAAGCCCGCTTTCTCCGAGAAACCGGAGACCTTGCTTGCAAACTGATGGCAGCCTTGTTGGGAGCAAAAGACGCTGGTGGTGACAGAAGATGCCAATTCAATGGTACGTCTTCCTTATTTGCATTCATCAATGTGGCTCAACCAACAGACACCTTTGGGAGTTCTTCCTTAGACCAGACGGTCAGAACGCATTTTGGAGAACAGGTTGAACCAGTTGATTCGCTATTTCGAATTTTTGAGAACAACCATTGGTGCGAAGACACAGATTAG
- the hemC gene encoding hydroxymethylbilane synthase, protein MSRKIIIGSRGSDLALWQAHHVEGRLQALGHEVEIKIIKTQGDKIQHLSFDKMEGKGFFTKELEEKLLDGEIDLAVHSHKDLPTEHPEGLIIASVSEREDPSDLLLIRKEKVDASQKLEMIANPVVGTSSARRKSQLLHHRADIEIKDLRGNVPTRINKLREGQYDAIMLAAAGVERLQLNLSEFHVLKLDPKEFIPAPAQGVLGLQIRETDTDLADILSDLNDATVARRIGVERRILNLFEGGCQMPLGAYCEENSGTLTVKACVADAWDKPVRIAELSGTDVEELAQRAVAELKG, encoded by the coding sequence ATGAGCAGAAAAATCATCATAGGATCGCGCGGTAGCGACCTGGCCCTGTGGCAGGCACATCATGTTGAAGGCAGATTGCAGGCGTTGGGCCATGAAGTGGAGATCAAGATCATTAAGACGCAGGGCGACAAGATCCAGCACCTGAGTTTCGATAAGATGGAAGGCAAGGGTTTCTTTACCAAGGAATTGGAAGAGAAACTGCTGGATGGCGAGATCGATCTGGCAGTGCATTCGCACAAGGATCTTCCCACCGAGCATCCCGAAGGACTGATCATTGCTTCGGTCTCGGAGCGCGAAGACCCATCTGACCTGTTGCTCATCCGTAAGGAGAAAGTGGATGCTTCCCAGAAATTGGAAATGATCGCCAACCCAGTTGTCGGTACTTCTTCTGCCCGTAGGAAATCGCAATTGCTGCACCACCGAGCCGATATTGAGATTAAAGACCTGCGCGGAAACGTTCCAACGCGCATCAACAAGCTTCGCGAAGGACAGTATGATGCCATCATGCTGGCGGCTGCCGGTGTGGAGCGTCTGCAACTCAACCTATCGGAATTCCACGTGCTGAAACTCGACCCGAAGGAGTTCATTCCAGCGCCTGCACAGGGCGTTCTGGGACTACAGATACGCGAAACGGACACGGACCTTGCCGACATTCTTTCTGATTTGAACGATGCCACCGTTGCCCGAAGAATCGGTGTGGAACGCAGAATCCTGAACCTGTTCGAGGGTGGATGCCAAATGCCGTTGGGCGCTTATTGCGAAGAGAACAGCGGCACCCTCACCGTAAAAGCCTGTGTGGCCGATGCGTGGGACAAGCCCGTTCGCATAGCGGAACTTTCCGGAACCGATGTAGAAGAACTGGCGCAGCGGGCAGTCGCAGAACTCAAGGGGTGA
- a CDS encoding DUF502 domain-containing protein gives MDDAELHLGLLFSFLWLAMLGYLIAHLVSRSAVAWFDELMKRAPLVKVIYFAVKDLITVFFGKEDKMGKPVKVLVQRDPEQYKFGFVTRHDLKDLKLSEEYISVYFPYSYGVMGNQMAVRREHVEFLDMPSTEVMKFIVSGGVVQQSEKKK, from the coding sequence ATGGACGATGCAGAGCTGCACCTCGGACTGCTGTTCTCCTTTCTGTGGTTGGCCATGCTCGGCTACCTCATTGCGCATTTGGTGTCGCGGTCGGCTGTGGCGTGGTTCGATGAACTGATGAAACGCGCCCCGTTGGTCAAGGTCATCTACTTTGCGGTAAAGGACCTCATTACCGTTTTCTTCGGGAAGGAGGATAAGATGGGCAAGCCCGTAAAGGTGCTGGTGCAGCGCGACCCCGAACAGTACAAGTTCGGTTTTGTAACCCGCCACGACCTCAAGGATCTCAAGCTCTCCGAAGAGTACATCTCCGTCTATTTTCCTTACTCATACGGAGTTATGGGTAACCAAATGGCTGTGCGCAGGGAGCACGTGGAGTTTCTCGATATGCCTTCTACCGAAGTGATGAAATTCATCGTTTCAGGCGGGGTGGTGCAGCAAAGCGAGAAGAAGAAGTAG
- the ligA gene encoding NAD-dependent DNA ligase LigA codes for MNREEAKIRIAALSKELDEHNYKYYVLSEPTISDFEFDKKMEELQALEAEFPEFLSSESPSQRVGSTITKEFPTVRHKYPMMSLGNSYSKEEMEEFMARINKTLEREVEYVCELKFDGVAISITYENGKMVRAVTRGDGVQGDEITANIRTIRSLPLQAKGNYPNEFEVRGEVYFPRKNFDRLNREREEIGEPLYANPRNTASGTLKSQDSSVVAARGLDCFLYMAIAPEKVAETHYDSLMKLKEWGFKVSEHTRQCKNAEEVFAFIEKWDTERFNLGFDIDGVVIKVNSLDDQEELGFTAKSPRWAIAYKFAAEQAVTRLNEVTYQVGRTGAITPVANLEPVLLAGTIVKRASLHNADQIAKLDLHIGDMVQVEKGGEIIPKIVGVDLAKRQPDFPVVEFIHNCPECGTELIRNEGEAQHFCPNELGCPPQIKGKMEHFIGRKAMNVDGLGAETVQQFYDAGLVENVADLYELTYEQVVALDRMADKSATNLLAGLEASKQVPFPRVLFAIGIRYVGETVAKKLAKHFKNIDALMTASQEELVAVDEIGDRIAESVLHFFADERNRTIIQRLKDHGLQFEMEEAEGPVSNALEGKSFVVSGVFSQFSRDEIKAEIERHGGKNVSSISKNTDYVLAGDKMGPSKLKKAEDLGIPIISEEDFVGMVS; via the coding sequence ATGAACCGAGAAGAAGCGAAAATTAGAATTGCCGCGCTCAGCAAAGAGTTGGACGAGCACAACTACAAGTACTATGTGCTCAGCGAACCCACCATTTCCGACTTCGAGTTTGACAAGAAGATGGAGGAACTTCAGGCGTTGGAGGCCGAATTCCCCGAATTTCTGAGTTCGGAAAGCCCGAGCCAGCGCGTGGGCAGCACCATCACCAAGGAATTCCCAACGGTAAGACACAAGTACCCGATGATGTCGCTGGGCAACAGCTACAGCAAAGAGGAGATGGAGGAGTTCATGGCGCGCATCAACAAGACCTTGGAACGCGAGGTGGAGTACGTGTGCGAACTCAAATTCGATGGTGTGGCCATCAGCATCACTTACGAGAATGGGAAGATGGTGCGTGCCGTAACGCGGGGCGATGGTGTTCAGGGAGATGAGATCACGGCCAACATCCGCACCATCCGCAGTCTACCGCTACAGGCCAAGGGGAACTACCCGAATGAATTTGAAGTGCGTGGCGAGGTATACTTCCCACGCAAAAATTTTGACCGACTGAACCGCGAACGGGAAGAGATAGGTGAGCCGCTGTATGCCAATCCGCGAAATACGGCCTCAGGTACGCTCAAATCGCAGGACAGCAGCGTGGTGGCCGCGCGCGGCCTCGATTGTTTCCTCTACATGGCCATTGCGCCAGAGAAGGTGGCAGAGACGCATTACGATAGCCTGATGAAGCTGAAAGAGTGGGGTTTCAAGGTGTCGGAGCACACCCGCCAATGCAAGAATGCGGAAGAGGTCTTTGCCTTTATCGAGAAGTGGGACACGGAGCGTTTCAACCTCGGTTTTGACATTGATGGCGTGGTCATCAAGGTGAACAGCTTGGACGATCAGGAAGAGCTGGGTTTCACGGCCAAATCGCCCCGATGGGCCATTGCCTACAAGTTTGCCGCAGAACAGGCCGTCACCCGATTGAATGAAGTGACCTATCAAGTAGGAAGAACAGGTGCCATCACACCCGTTGCTAATTTGGAACCTGTGCTGTTGGCTGGTACAATCGTAAAACGCGCCTCACTTCACAATGCCGATCAGATAGCCAAACTCGACCTGCATATTGGTGATATGGTTCAGGTGGAGAAAGGAGGGGAGATCATTCCGAAAATTGTTGGAGTTGATCTGGCCAAAAGGCAGCCCGATTTTCCTGTGGTGGAGTTCATCCACAACTGTCCAGAATGCGGAACGGAACTCATCCGCAACGAAGGCGAAGCGCAGCATTTCTGTCCGAATGAGTTGGGCTGTCCGCCACAGATCAAGGGCAAGATGGAACACTTTATTGGTCGCAAGGCCATGAATGTGGATGGACTGGGTGCAGAGACCGTGCAGCAATTCTACGATGCCGGTTTGGTAGAAAACGTTGCCGATCTGTACGAACTTACCTACGAACAAGTAGTGGCTTTGGACCGCATGGCGGATAAAAGTGCCACCAACCTTTTGGCAGGTTTGGAAGCGTCCAAGCAAGTCCCGTTTCCACGTGTTTTGTTTGCCATCGGCATTCGGTACGTAGGAGAAACCGTGGCCAAGAAACTCGCAAAGCATTTCAAGAACATTGATGCGTTGATGACTGCTTCTCAGGAAGAACTGGTAGCCGTGGATGAGATCGGAGACCGCATTGCGGAAAGCGTCCTTCATTTCTTTGCAGACGAACGCAACCGCACCATCATTCAACGGCTAAAAGACCACGGATTGCAATTCGAAATGGAAGAAGCCGAAGGACCGGTTTCCAATGCGTTGGAAGGGAAATCCTTTGTAGTGTCAGGTGTTTTCTCGCAGTTCAGCCGTGATGAGATCAAGGCCGAAATTGAACGCCACGGAGGCAAGAACGTGAGTTCCATCTCCAAGAATACCGATTACGTCCTGGCAGGCGATAAAATGGGCCCATCCAAACTCAAGAAGGCCGAAGACCTTGGTATTCCCATCATCTCCGAAGAGGATTTTGTGGGGATGGTTAGTTGA
- the prmC gene encoding peptide chain release factor N(5)-glutamine methyltransferase, which yields MLLPKNNTLRSLRNLYRDVLGSMYETEEVDALWKYSLEDKLSIRTDSKNVDAPILTESNLNIIIPVLERLATGEPYQYIIGEVEFYGCKLKVDKRVLIPRPETEELCELVLRENDTTRPLNVIDLGTGSGCIPIALKSKAPAWQVSAVEVDQGALSLAKQNATLNSNDINFQQFNLLSTVNRLPSIYSIIVSNPPYIAEKEADTIKENVLVHEPHLALFIPDTDPLLFYRKMLDIGQQSLEKGGRFYFEFNEKYGAEMQELMAQKGYSDIRMIKDLSGKDRFAVCTKQ from the coding sequence ATGCTTCTGCCAAAAAACAACACCCTCCGTTCCCTTCGCAATCTGTACCGCGATGTGTTGGGTTCCATGTACGAAACAGAGGAAGTGGATGCGCTGTGGAAGTATTCGTTGGAAGACAAACTGAGCATCCGAACAGATTCCAAGAACGTGGATGCGCCCATTCTTACCGAGAGCAATCTCAATATCATCATTCCCGTGTTGGAGCGTTTGGCAACGGGAGAGCCGTACCAGTACATCATCGGGGAGGTGGAATTCTATGGCTGCAAACTGAAAGTGGATAAGCGCGTGCTCATCCCGCGCCCCGAAACAGAGGAACTCTGCGAGTTGGTGCTGCGCGAGAACGATACCACCAGACCCCTCAACGTCATTGACCTCGGAACAGGCAGCGGTTGCATTCCAATAGCCCTCAAAAGCAAAGCCCCGGCCTGGCAGGTAAGTGCCGTGGAAGTGGACCAAGGCGCGCTATCCCTCGCCAAGCAAAACGCCACTCTCAATAGCAACGACATCAACTTCCAACAGTTCAATCTACTGTCAACCGTTAACCGTTTACCTTCAATCTATTCAATAATAGTAAGTAACCCGCCATACATTGCTGAAAAAGAAGCAGATACGATAAAAGAAAACGTGCTTGTCCATGAGCCGCATCTGGCACTTTTCATTCCCGATACAGACCCGCTGTTGTTCTATCGAAAGATGTTGGATATTGGACAGCAATCATTAGAAAAAGGTGGCAGATTCTACTTCGAATTCAACGAGAAGTACGGTGCAGAAATGCAGGAACTGATGGCGCAAAAAGGTTATTCCGATATTCGGATGATTAAAGACCTGAGTGGCAAGGATAGGTTTGCTGTATGTACAAAGCAGTAG
- a CDS encoding aminodeoxychorismate/anthranilate synthase component II, which translates to MKILILDNYDSFTFNLVHYVEQFCDDVTVKRNDEITLDEVETFDAIVLSPGPGLPKDAGIMPELICRYAPTKKILGVCLGHQAIGEAFGAGLKNLNQVHHGISIPTNILVQDEPLFKEISPRIETGRYHSWVIDSETIPSELIITATDNDGEVMAIRHREYDVCGVQFHPESLLTPEGLKIIGNWVHS; encoded by the coding sequence ATGAAAATCCTCATCCTCGACAATTACGACAGTTTCACCTTCAATCTCGTGCATTACGTGGAGCAGTTCTGTGATGATGTCACCGTAAAGCGAAACGATGAGATCACGTTGGATGAAGTGGAAACATTTGATGCCATTGTTCTTTCTCCTGGCCCTGGTCTGCCGAAAGATGCTGGCATCATGCCCGAACTGATTTGTCGATACGCCCCGACCAAAAAGATCCTTGGTGTTTGTCTCGGGCATCAGGCCATTGGAGAAGCGTTTGGGGCAGGTCTTAAGAACCTGAATCAGGTGCATCATGGCATCTCCATTCCCACCAACATCTTGGTTCAAGATGAACCGTTGTTCAAAGAAATTTCTCCACGAATCGAAACGGGCCGCTACCACTCTTGGGTTATTGATAGCGAAACCATTCCATCAGAACTCATCATCACGGCCACGGACAATGATGGCGAAGTGATGGCCATCCGTCATAGAGAATATGACGTCTGTGGCGTTCAGTTCCATCCCGAAAGCCTCTTGACACCGGAAGGTTTGAAGATCATCGGGAATTGGGTGCACAGTTAA
- the hemA gene encoding glutamyl-tRNA reductase produces the protein MELFKTIAFTHKTTDLKDIGRLHIEDDDLKERLSRLKEELQLDELLYLSTCNRVEFMVVSEQELNEDFRKRFFQAFNPEWANGDIEWAANHSRTFEGLRSLQHLFYVSSSIDSLVVGEREIITQVREAYEKCHKLGLTGDRFRLLVRSAIETAKQVYTQTQIAQNPVSVVSLAYRQMREAEIDHPPHIVMVGAGQTNQTMGLYLKKAPFGKVTVFNRTLSKAEELAATLKGTAKPLSELKDFNEPFDILITCTGASQPIINNRLYRQLIGNDLRQKVIVDLAVPSDLEQEVLRKNNVLYIGIENLKEQARKNLEQRQKELEVCKRLITDRISEFEQLLRERQIEISMREIPKVVKDIRERAVTQVFQKELEQMDPQSREVLEKMMDYMEKKYISVPMKMAKEIMLKG, from the coding sequence ATGGAGCTTTTCAAAACCATCGCCTTTACGCACAAGACCACCGACCTGAAAGACATCGGGCGGCTGCATATTGAGGACGATGACCTGAAGGAAAGACTTTCTCGATTGAAAGAAGAATTGCAGTTGGATGAGCTGCTTTACCTCTCCACCTGCAACCGTGTGGAGTTCATGGTGGTTTCGGAGCAGGAATTGAACGAGGATTTCCGTAAGCGGTTCTTTCAGGCGTTCAATCCCGAATGGGCAAATGGCGATATTGAATGGGCAGCCAACCACAGCCGAACGTTCGAAGGGTTGCGTTCGCTGCAACATCTGTTTTACGTGTCGAGCAGTATCGACTCGTTGGTGGTGGGCGAGCGCGAGATCATCACGCAAGTGCGCGAAGCGTACGAGAAATGCCACAAGTTGGGATTGACTGGCGACCGTTTCCGACTGCTTGTGCGTTCGGCCATTGAAACGGCCAAGCAGGTTTACACGCAGACGCAGATCGCTCAGAATCCTGTTTCAGTGGTATCGTTGGCGTACCGCCAGATGCGTGAAGCGGAGATCGATCATCCGCCACATATCGTCATGGTAGGTGCGGGACAGACCAACCAAACCATGGGGCTGTATTTGAAGAAAGCCCCTTTTGGAAAGGTGACGGTTTTCAACCGTACGCTGAGCAAAGCGGAAGAACTGGCCGCAACGCTTAAAGGAACGGCCAAGCCATTGAGCGAACTGAAGGATTTCAACGAGCCGTTCGATATCCTCATCACCTGTACAGGCGCTTCGCAACCCATCATCAATAACCGCCTATACAGGCAACTTATCGGAAACGACCTCAGGCAAAAGGTGATCGTTGACCTTGCCGTGCCATCCGACCTTGAGCAGGAAGTGCTGCGCAAGAATAACGTGCTGTACATCGGCATCGAAAACCTGAAGGAACAGGCGCGCAAGAACCTCGAACAGCGCCAAAAGGAGTTGGAAGTCTGCAAGCGGCTCATCACCGACCGCATCAGCGAGTTTGAGCAATTGCTGCGCGAACGGCAGATCGAGATCTCGATGCGCGAGATACCGAAGGTGGTGAAAGACATCCGCGAACGCGCGGTAACGCAGGTCTTCCAGAAAGAACTGGAACAGATGGATCCGCAATCGCGCGAAGTGCTGGAGAAGATGATGGATTACATGGAGAAGAAATACATCAGTGTGCCGATGAAAATGGCCAAAGAGATCATGTTGAAAGGTTAA
- the scpA gene encoding methylmalonyl-CoA mutase has product MKPDFKNTEFYLRSSELDARADGQTFQTAEGIPVSADNYKAEIEDIEHIDFVSGLPPFLRGPYGSMYVSRPWTIRQYAGFSTAEESNAFYRRNLAAGQKGLSVAFDLATHRGYDSDHEKVVGDVGKAGVAIDTVEDMKILFEDIPLGEMSVSMTMNGAVLPIMAFYIVAAEEQGVSPEQLTGTIQNDILKEFMVRNTYIYPPLPSMRIVGDIFQYTAEKMPKFNSISVSGYHMHEAGATADIELAYTLADGLEYIRTGLKAGLHIDDFAPRISFFWGIGMNFFMEIAKMRAGRLLWAKLVKQFDPKLAKSMALRTHCQTSGWSLTEQDPYNNVMRTNMEAMAAAFGGTQSLHTNSLDEAIALPTDYSARIARNTQLFIQNETDICKSIDAWGGSYYVEKLTNELCEKAWELIEEIEELGGMAKAIETGLPKMRIEEVAARKQARIDSGEEVIVGVNRYQLDEEAELDIREVDNNVVREGQLKRLAEVKAKRDEKSVQAALEAITKCAETNDGNLLALAVDAARKRATLGEISLAMEKVFGRYKAVVRSISGVYSGEVKKNEDFIAAQAAADAFAKKEGRRPRILVAKMGQDGHDRGAKVIATSFADIGFDVDIGPLFQTPKEVAKQAVENDVHIVGVSSLAGGHKTLVPAVIEELKNYGREDIMVAAGGVIPHQDYDFLYSKGVAFVFGPGTVIAKAAQEILEKLG; this is encoded by the coding sequence ATGAAACCGGATTTCAAAAACACCGAATTCTATCTGAGGTCGTCCGAACTGGACGCCCGTGCAGATGGTCAGACCTTTCAGACTGCGGAAGGAATTCCTGTCTCGGCAGATAATTACAAGGCCGAGATAGAGGACATCGAGCACATCGATTTCGTTTCTGGGCTGCCGCCATTTCTGCGCGGACCGTACGGTTCCATGTACGTCAGCCGCCCGTGGACGATACGCCAGTACGCTGGCTTTTCCACGGCAGAAGAGAGCAATGCCTTTTATCGCAGAAACCTCGCTGCGGGGCAGAAAGGTCTTTCCGTGGCCTTCGATCTTGCCACGCACCGTGGGTACGACAGCGACCATGAGAAAGTGGTCGGTGACGTAGGAAAAGCAGGCGTGGCCATCGACACGGTGGAGGACATGAAGATCCTGTTCGAGGACATTCCGCTGGGCGAAATGTCGGTGTCCATGACCATGAACGGGGCGGTGCTGCCCATCATGGCGTTCTACATCGTGGCGGCAGAGGAGCAGGGCGTGAGCCCGGAGCAACTCACGGGAACCATCCAGAATGACATCCTGAAAGAGTTCATGGTGCGCAACACGTATATCTATCCGCCTTTGCCGAGCATGCGCATCGTGGGCGACATCTTTCAGTACACGGCAGAGAAGATGCCCAAATTCAACAGCATCAGCGTATCGGGCTACCACATGCACGAGGCAGGTGCCACGGCCGACATCGAACTGGCCTATACGCTGGCCGATGGACTGGAATACATCCGCACGGGGCTGAAGGCAGGTCTGCACATAGACGACTTCGCACCGCGCATCAGTTTCTTCTGGGGCATCGGCATGAACTTCTTTATGGAAATTGCCAAGATGCGTGCTGGCCGATTGCTGTGGGCCAAATTGGTGAAGCAGTTCGACCCGAAACTGGCCAAGAGCATGGCGCTGCGGACCCATTGCCAGACCTCCGGGTGGAGCCTCACCGAACAGGATCCGTACAATAATGTGATGCGCACCAACATGGAAGCCATGGCGGCCGCGTTCGGTGGTACGCAAAGTCTGCACACCAATTCGCTGGACGAGGCCATTGCCCTGCCAACGGATTACTCGGCACGGATAGCCAGAAACACGCAACTTTTCATTCAGAACGAGACCGACATCTGCAAGAGCATTGATGCTTGGGGCGGTTCCTACTACGTGGAGAAATTGACCAATGAGCTCTGCGAGAAGGCGTGGGAGCTGATCGAGGAAATTGAGGAGCTTGGAGGCATGGCCAAGGCTATTGAGACGGGATTGCCCAAGATGCGCATTGAGGAAGTGGCGGCACGAAAGCAGGCACGAATTGATAGTGGCGAGGAGGTGATCGTAGGGGTGAACCGCTACCAATTGGATGAGGAGGCGGAACTCGACATCCGCGAGGTGGATAATAATGTAGTGCGCGAAGGACAGCTGAAGCGTTTGGCGGAGGTAAAGGCCAAGCGCGATGAAAAATCGGTGCAGGCAGCATTGGAGGCCATTACCAAATGTGCCGAAACGAATGATGGAAACTTGCTTGCCTTGGCGGTGGATGCGGCACGTAAGCGCGCCACGTTGGGCGAAATTTCCCTCGCCATGGAAAAGGTGTTCGGGCGCTACAAGGCCGTGGTGCGTTCCATTTCGGGTGTATATTCGGGCGAGGTGAAAAAGAATGAGGATTTTATAGCTGCACAGGCGGCTGCCGATGCATTTGCCAAAAAGGAGGGAAGACGCCCCCGTATTCTGGTGGCCAAAATGGGACAGGACGGCCACGACCGCGGTGCCAAGGTCATTGCCACTTCGTTTGCGGATATTGGCTTCGATGTGGACATCGGTCCGCTGTTCCAAACTCCCAAAGAGGTTGCCAAGCAGGCCGTGGAGAATGACGTTCACATCGTTGGGGTCAGTTCATTGGCCGGAGGACATAAAACGCTTGTACCTGCGGTGATCGAGGAACTGAAGAACTATGGCCGAGAGGACATCATGGTCGCGGCGGGCGGTGTCATTCCGCATCAGGACTACGATTTCCTCTATTCGAAAGGTGTGGCCTTTGTCTTCGGTCCGGGAACGGTGATCGCCAAAGCGGCACAGGAGATACTGGAGAAACTCGGGTAA
- a CDS encoding T9SS type A sorting domain-containing protein, with product MKKQLHFIGSLLILSGGAIAQPTLQSSDIGYTAGDSYTLHLCDWEQAGPSGANQTWDFSGVSENNVATIDILDASTTSEASSFPNANVALYVAIQGTYMYFNSGTSNETSYGLSASGTNIPYSDGEIFFTFPLAYGNTNSDNLAASFSNAGYNWNRSGSVTSSVDGYGTLTTPSGTFTDVLRVKIEEDYTDQPVGIPQSANTTTSIYHWYKAGIHYPLLVITEFNSGGAPQYLLQYTDVSTGIKESDFTQVNVYPNPTTDFLRVSGTEFNNGTYEVVDVLGKTVLTGTLTTNQISVNQLPEGFYVLKLVSKDYEVGVSRFQVSK from the coding sequence ATGAAAAAACAATTACACTTTATCGGTTCGCTGCTCATCCTCTCCGGAGGAGCTATTGCACAACCTACGTTGCAATCATCAGACATCGGTTATACTGCCGGAGACAGCTATACGCTTCACCTCTGCGATTGGGAACAGGCAGGGCCATCAGGGGCCAACCAGACCTGGGATTTTTCAGGGGTTTCTGAAAACAACGTAGCTACCATCGACATCTTGGACGCTTCTACCACAAGCGAAGCTTCGAGCTTCCCAAACGCGAATGTGGCACTCTACGTTGCCATTCAGGGAACTTACATGTACTTCAATTCCGGAACCTCCAATGAGACCAGTTACGGCCTTTCGGCATCAGGTACAAATATTCCATACTCTGACGGTGAAATATTCTTCACATTTCCGTTGGCCTATGGCAACACCAATTCCGACAATCTGGCAGCAAGCTTCAGCAATGCCGGATATAACTGGAACCGTTCTGGTAGCGTTACTTCCAGCGTGGATGGCTACGGAACGCTGACCACGCCATCAGGCACCTTTACAGATGTGCTGAGAGTGAAGATCGAGGAAGACTACACCGACCAGCCGGTTGGCATTCCTCAATCTGCCAATACTACAACATCCATTTATCACTGGTACAAGGCAGGCATCCATTACCCCCTTCTGGTTATTACCGAATTCAATTCGGGGGGAGCTCCACAATACCTGCTGCAGTACACAGATGTTTCTACAGGAATCAAGGAATCGGATTTCACGCAAGTGAACGTTTATCCGAACCCGACCACCGATTTCCTTCGTGTCTCAGGGACGGAATTCAACAATGGCACCTACGAAGTGGTGGATGTACTTGGCAAAACCGTATTGACAGGAACACTTACTACCAACCAGATATCGGTGAATCAACTTCCAGAAGGTTTCTATGTACTGAAACTTGTTTCAAAAGATTACGAAGTTGGAGTTTCCCGATTCCAAGTTTCGAAGTGA